The region gtttataatctgtgccagtgggagcatgtagatgttaaacagaaggggtcccaagatggaaccttggggaactccacatgtgatacttgtctgctcagatgtgaagttacctattgatacaaagtatttcctgttttctacgtatgttttgaaccagtttagtacagttcctgaaagacctgtccagttctccagtcgtttgagtaatatgttgtggtcaactgtatcaaatgctgcactgagatccagtaaaactaggactgtaATTGCAGCAGTAGACAAGAGTGATATAGTAGTAATCAAGTGGCTTTTATTTAGAAGAAATATCTTCTTATAAGGTGTGGCGGAAAATCCCCAAGTGACAAAGCTGAACTTTTGCCTTTCAGAGACAATGTATATGGACACAAATGGCAccactccttggttttcacttCATTTTGGTTGTTTCCATTTTTTACACGGGCTGGGCATCTAATTTAAATGACCTTTCATTGAATTCATACCTTAAATTTGTCATTTGCTTCAGATGACTATGTAGGAGAAGACGTGACTTTAAAGGACTCGATTCAAACTGGGCGGTTCATTAGAAATCCTAAATCTGTTTTACAGTTAGGGCCGAGATTTTTTGATAATGACACAGTTTGTatagttttgcctctgtacatcaccacagtggatttaaaacCAAATAAAgtgtgactgaagtgcagatTTTTAGCTTAAAATCAAACTATTTTGTACACAGTCACCCGTTTTCAGTCCAAGAATTATTGGTCAACTAtaagttttaaataaaaacattgtttttaataCCTTTCATACTTATCAAACattgttgattctgttcatctggacgtagcgttttcagtgggaaaagcctttcgtcactcatccaagtgacttcttcagtctcatcttataaacagtacatttgcacaatgatcaaaaccagcccactgaatgaacaatgggctgtgaggccggttccttgatcattaaaatgcaaattgtcatgaccattgatcgacgctacgtccagatgaacagaatcaaccttgtgggatttacttacctggatgtttgagcatgcatcaagacattgtttttaatacttgtGGAAGTCGCTTGTGAGTCTCTCGGCCTTCGATTTTGCGTGCAATAACTGAAAAGCATGCTCTGTTGGGTAGAGATCAGGTGACTGGCTTGGTCATTGAAGAATATCCCATTTCGTTGCTTTGAGAAACTGCAAAATTGCTTTTGGAGCTTCCTCTGGCTCATTATCGATTTGCACTGCAAGGCACTGTCTGATCAGCTTTGCAGCATTTAGCTGAGTCTGAGCAGAGAGTACATCTCTGCACACTTCATCTGTACATTATCAGTGTAACCAGTGACCCGGTTAcactggcagccatacatgCCCATGCTGTAACTCTTCCTCCAGCCTGTCAGACAGATCACGCTATATGCTTCGGATTCGTCTTGGCTTCATCTGTCCTAAGAATTGTTTCAGAGCTGTGCAGCtgcttttagatgttttctgaGTCTAATCTGGTTTTCCTATTGAAAACTGTGGTTAGCGGCTTGTTCTAAACCCTCTGTATTTACATTTGTAAAATAGTCTCTTGATTGTAGACTTTGAGACTGATGCAACTGCCTTCTCCAGAGTGTTCTTAACTCGGTTAGGTGTTGTGTTGGAGTTGTTTTAAACGAAGGAAATTAATTTGTGATCATGCACCCAAGTGCTGTGGTCTGTTAGGCCCTTTGGTGCTGCTGAGCTGACCAGCACTTTCCTCCTTTTTCACAATGCACCACGTTGTTGATTTGGCCACTCCTAAAGTCTTTGCAATCTCTttgcttacatttttttttcttttgcctaaTAATGACCTCCCTCACTTGCACTGACATCTCTTTGGGCTTCATGTTTAAAATTACAAGTTCAGCACTTTGAATCAACTTCAGATAttatgtttgctttatttttcgCTGAATGACGAGGGAACAGGCTTCACCTGGCCATAAAGCTTCTTATCAGTCAACTGTCCAGTTActttttgagcctctgaaaatggtgaACGGTGCATAAAAACAACTGTGATTCCTAAACAGATTTTAATACTTTTGTAAAACCTCTTGTATGAAAGCTTAAAGTCTTCAATCACATCTATGATTTGAAACTGTGTCCAACCATTTATGGAATTATGGACCTAATACTATATTAGAGAGAATGAGGAAGGCTGGAGGAGGAAAGTAGatctattcattttttaatggcacataatttaaaatgaatttaaaatgagCGGCAATCAATCATTTCAGGCAGTGATTGATAAAgaggttattattattatgtgtggGTTAAGTGCCTTACTGGTGGATGGCCAGGAGCAGCTTCCGCTGGTGCATGCGGACTTTGGTGTGGTCTTTTAACAGCTTAGTGTGCTTGTAGATAAGCCAAGTCTCTCTCAGCACATTCGCTGCAGCAATTTTTATCtggtgaaaagaagaaaaatcacgAGGAGAGTTATTGTATGTTTATGCACAAAATCTTAAGAGTGCTGTTATTTACAGCACATGCTGAAAAACGCTGAAAAACGCTGACAAAAGCTGGAACGAATCCCAGTGCACCATGAGGAAATTTTTAAAAtcgaaaatgaggaaaaaatcgAGTGAGCCAATTCCTCCATTTTCCAAAAtgctttttgaaaaaaaaaactttattcatTTAGTATCCATacagaacaggaaaaaaataatgccAATCATAGCAAACTGATTTTATTGGAAGATGATGCCACTCGTTTTGAAGATTTTAAGTCAGATTTGTTTTCTGGCATTCAAAAAGTCCTGGATTTTGAGTAAAATAAGTCAATATGTGGTATCTGATATCAAATCCTGCATGGTACGGTGTACAAACAGGAAAGAAGTGAAGCCTTTGAATAATATCTCTTACTTTTGGACATGTTTAATCATCaataacaatttttaaaaaaggagataCTAGTATTCACCCTCTTGGAGATGTGTGAGTCCATCATGAAATTGTGAACATGTTTCTCCGCCCTGGTCAGCTCCAGCTTCCTGGCAACCACTGCCACCACCAACACTGTGCAGCCGGCTCCCTGCAGGAGTCACAAACGTTTAAACGTTCAGATTGAGATTTGCATTCAGAGTCAGCGCTCGCTCGTTACAGAGACAACTATCCACCCTCTGCCTCACCATTATCCCTGTGAGAAGGCAAATGCTGCGTCCACAGTAAGTGTGGGGGACCACATCTCCATACCCGATAGACAAGAAGGTGACGGAGACCATCCACAGGGCCTCCATGTAGTTGCTACTCAGGTCCCTGTAGTTGTGGTGTCTGCAGAAATAAAACAATCTACTCACACTGATATCTGTGCACAATCCCCTGTTTTTTATCCTAgatttacatataaatatatactggtatatatattttttgaacCTCTGAATTTATGTTGCATTTTACCAAAAAATACTACTTTTCATAAGGCTTATGTCTGCGTGGGTTCACAATCCCGCATGTTATGGTATTCTTAAGTGCTTGAAAAGAAGGCAACTGGACGTCTTGGTTCATGAAGACATTTAGACTCTCATGTTGGAGGGTATTTCACCACTAAATAACTGACAGAGAATCCCAGATATTTAAATCCTACTAGGAGGTGTCCTGTTGGTGGTTGTCCTGATGGTGGTTGAGCCAATCATGGGTGTTGTCACATGAGCTAAGGTGTGAAAAAAGGCCAGGGTTAAGGTGTAAAACGTCGCAGTATCAGGTTAACGGTCACATGTGGGAAGGTGTGAGTAGTGCTTGAACTGCCCAAGAAGGGATGTCAAGACTGTATTTTAGGTGGCTGATACCTGGTGTCAGCCACCACCTTTGATCAGCGATAGTTATTCACAGTAGATGGCCTCCTTTAGAGGTAGAGGTCCCAGGAATCGTCAgtgcactgtacagcaaacacTGCGCTGTTCAGTTTGTGTTTGAGTGCTGAGATGCACACCGGCGTATTACCTggtctgaagtacactgggGCAGTGATGTTGTTCCATCTGTCATCCTGTTTCTCCTGCGTTGGTTTCTGAGGTTTTTTCCTTGCCATCTCCATCAATTTAACGAAGGCCTGGTTAGGATAACCACATGTTTAAGAGCTTTCATTATGTGTGTACATCCCTTTTTTGTCCACGCTGCCTCAGAGGGGTTGCAGGCTCACCCCATGTAGGTGGTTGCAGTCAAAGAGCAGGTCATGGTCTGTGTTGAGGTTTCCATCCACCTTCATGAGCACAGCAGAGTCTAGGAATGGTAACTTATCATCCTTGGTATCCTCCCAGGTGAAGTTAATGTTTCTGTTCACTCTTCTTCTTCAGTTTCAATTTTGATCCAGCTGCCAACCACATATCGGAACCAGTGAGTAGCTTGTGGTTGTCCCTCTGAAAGAGCCCGAatcttcctccatgtaaaggtaaTGGTGACACTGGGAATAGCActttcatgtttttgtctgtagaaagAGGCAGAGGTCTAATGGGGTGCAGATCTGATCGTtttggacagatggtttgagGGAAGAGTAAAGGAGGCCCACTGTGAACGACACCAGCTATCAGCCACCTACAATGCAGTCTTGAGACCCCTCCCCCAGGCTTTTCTGCCTCCGCACTCACATCTTGCCTCAGTTGACCTCAATAGCTCACATGATGGTGGCGTGTCTTACAGAGGTTTGCACCTCAGAACTGCAGACACCTCTTGTACGCGAGGCGAAATGTCCTCACGTCTTCAAGATCACTATCATATTCAAAATTAGCAGCATCATAGATTAGCTGATATTTAATCTTGTCAATATCATGCAGCCTGCACAGATAAGGAACAGTGGAAGAAAATTGGATTTGCTGCTGCCAGTGGGAAGATTTTACTACTACTCTTTATCTGCCAGAAGTTGGGCGAAAATGAAACGTTAGATATCCCAGAGAGCCGGAGCCAGTCTACAAATATCCTGACATACCTCTCGCAGACATGTAAGCCCCATGCCGCCACAATCCACAGAGAAACACTGAAAATCATCAGCACGGTCCCGGGGTAGGTGGTCATCAGTGTTTTCCCCACAAACCGGGTGTTGAAGTGTATCTGAAGATCACAAACGGGATACGTTACATCATAATTTGACATTAGGGGCCTACTTAACCAAACTATTTAGGATAGCACTTGTCAGATTATGATTATATAATACAGAAGACATGAGGGATAAGAAAACTTGTTCTCAATCTGGCTTGACACATGGATAGTAGGTTTGGTATTGCAGAAGCAGGGGACAGAGGTTGTTTTCATCACTCTTAAATAGCATTAGTAAGGGAAGGGATTAGGCAGGTGGGTATTATCAACtgtggaaaagaaaagcagacaagTAAAGGAGAGCTAGAGAGGGACATAGCCAACATGTGAAACCACAGGGGTTCATTGGGGCAAAACTGTGATAATCACACCTCAAGTGTCACACCTCTACAGACCTCTCGGCCCACCTAGACATAAGACATAAAGAGATGTGCATGAAATGTTTATAAAAGGAAGCCCAGACCCAAATCATTATCCAAAATATAGACTTAAAATTCCACGAATCCTGCTCCAAAGCCTAGAATTTCTCTCCTTCCTTCGATTTATATGCGTTATGATCTCATCACAGTACTATCCAAGCCAGATAAGCCCAAAGCCAGATTCTGCAGGGGGAGCCCAAAGGTGACTTCCCACCTTGTTCAGCGCCCCAATACTGCGTGAGGCCGTGTCTGTGAAGAGGCGGCTGTGCAGCATCATTGCCCGACCGAGCAGGTAGAGCCTCAGGAACATGGGCAGAGCCAGGACGATCTCCAGCTCTGTCTCTGACAGTGTCATGCGGGTCTTGACCTGCAGGAAGTAGGCCTGCAGACCCACTGGATAAGGATGAATGGCCACCACTGCCAGCTCCAGGACTATCAGAGCCAAACGGTCCGTTGTCATGGCAATCCGCCAATCCTCTGCACCAATATCATGAACGTAGAGCTGCCAGGGGGATCAGAAGAGTGCATTAGTGTGCAAGCGATTTCTGTGAAGAACTGTGCACAGTTTGTGGATCACAGCACAGAACGAactataaaattatatttactgTCTTTTCTCTGAGTCAGACTTCTAAAAATACTTAAGATGAATAATCTGAGACTCAAAATCACCATTTGGTTTTATTATTTTAGGCATCACGAACTATAAAGGCTGCTGATTGGTTGCAAAGACAAATTTCCAAATGTAAAGAACAAGTTACCTGCACCTCACACCAGTGATATGCTATGATGAGGCCAATCAGGATGAGTGTAGTAAAACTGATGACTGACTTGAGTGCCAGGGAGTAGATGGAGCTCTGTGGgtgacacacacaaatatgaCATCTCTGTCAGCTGATGACCTTCATTATGAAGTTCAGGCTATGAAAAGATATCAACAGTCATAATCTTATATCCATGTATGTGCATAACCACATGCTTGATCTTCCTGTGCATGTTTTCTATAACACTTTTACAACTCTTTTACAGGCTAGAGTTCCCGCCCACCCCCACACTCCCTTCCTCTCTGACCTTGCTGTAGATGCTCCAGGAGAGCTCCGTCTCCATCACCATCACCACAACACCGAATATCCCCACCGCCAGGGCGCAGTCGTTCAGGCGTTGCCTCCTCAGAAACAGTGCCCTCCTGCGAACCAGCCGCCAGCCGATGTTGTGGGACCTCCGGTACCGGTCGTCGTCGTCATCGGTTTTGTGCTTTGGGCTGGTCTTAGGGCTGCAAGTGGGGCTCGTGCTGGGGCACTCAGCTCCTGGCAGCAGGCCTTTTGCCTCACACGGATCCTGACGATGTTCGGTCTCCTTGTTGTGTTGCTGGGGGTTGTCGTCCTTGCTGGTTATTATTATCTCTGGAAGACTCTGGCGGTCTTGCATCTCCACAGAAACGTTACCAGACTTGCGTTGACCTTGACCGTCGACATCCCTGATTTCTCGGGGTGACCTGCAGGGGCCCTCAAAGGGTGACCCACAGCGAGCAATCGGCACATCAGTGAAAGATGTGACTTTTTCCTGCAGTCTGTGGCATCCTGAGAGTTTGCCTTTGCACTGGTGGTTTCGGTCTTTTTGACCTGGCCTACTCCCCCCTGACCTTTTCTCACCCTTCTTCTCTTTCCCTTTGGATTTGTCTCCCCTTTTGTTGCAGCGAGGAGATGGCGTGACATAAAGGTGGCCGTTGTATAAAGGTGTGGTGGCCATGGCCTGGGTTCTGTCCAGCCACACGGGGTGCTCGGCTGCTGTTTGGACCGTGTGGTGAATCccacatagaggggcacacgcCTGGGGCTGAGGAACCATCCTCGGTGGCAGGATGGGGCGCTGGACATCCACCTCATCTCCATCTACCATTGAGGAGGTCATGGAAGGGGGATGCTCCATGATGAGAAGGCTAAACAGTCTTTGAAAGAGGGTTAGAGAGACAGATGACGATGTTAGACAACATGGGAAACCACTGAATGCGGTTTGAAAAGAAGCTTCAGTCACGGGAAGCTTAGTGAAGAGATTTTATTATGGTTTTTACATTTGTTGTATTCACATGATCATCATAGAGAATAactaaaaaagcaacaaaactataatttttttaaaacataaagtAATCAAAATGCACTAGTTGTGTAAGCTCCAAATGTTTTCCTTTCACATATTTTGTTCTTACCTTTCGGGTCAGTGTTCCCAGTCTGTAGCCAATCCACTGCAAGGATGAAAAAAGGCCTTAAGTCTGAGTTTAATCTGTTTATTTCCCTCCTGGTATTTCAGAGTTGCATCTCAAGGTCCTGAAGGTCACATGTGCTTAAATCACAGAGATCCTAAAGTGAATATCCAATATTCAGATCATTAAAAATTTCAGGCTGGAACACCAGTGAGCCGTGGTTTGTTCGGATCAGAATATTCCAAACGTCCGCACTCTTCACGCAGTCTACGAACTTCCCAGAAATCCATCAGCAGCCTCAGCATCACggagctcctcccataaatttAAGTGAAGTTTATGAACTCCTGCATATGACGACATATACCCACAGATATCCATTACATTTTCAGGCTTTTATTCCCGTGTTCGACCGCGTTTCCCACTGCGTTAATGTCCGCTGTCAGGGCATCTTCCTCAAAGCTGGAGGGGCTTAATGACCGCAAAGTCTCTAAGTTGCAGATGTTGTGTGGAGCAAAGGCAAAGAGAGAGTCATCTGTCttcagagcttttttttttttttttagctgggaTTGACAGACTTCATCCTCcctatatttgtgtgtgtgtgtctgtgtgtgtgtgtgtaagagggAGCGAGAAAGGCTGCTTAAATATAGGTGGCCTAGTGTCAGAAATAAGCCTGAAATTATTTAAAAGTCATAAGAAATGAGACTTCATTAATTGGTATCATTATAGTGAAGGGAGGAGTGTGTTatgcaatctttttttttcagaataaaTCTAATCTTCAAAATGGAATAACAGTCAATTTGAAATCAGACAGAAGATTAGATTTGAAGATTAATCAAGCGAGACACAGATCTGCTGCTTATGAGCTTATGAAATATCAAATATGTCACTTCTGAATCGAACAATATGCACAGAGCACAGTGAAGTATTAAGTATTAAAGTCATAACAATGACATTCGGCGTCATCTAAATCCTTGTGACAGATGGGTCTGCAGATAATAGACCTCCCTCCAAATGGAAAGACCCAAGGAGCAAAGTGTGGGCGGAGCGCATCCGGATAGTGGCAGGATAAAGAACGGCATTATCTAATCTGAAGACAACATGTATTTGAAGACGGCCTGAAACACAAGAACGGTGTTGCTCTTGGTGCGGAGGGGGAGTGACAATATAGCCCTGGTCTGATCATCCATTCTGAAAATGTACTTCTTTATTATACATCCGCCCAGATGTAAAATAGATTAATGCTGCTAAAACTACTCTGCTTAACTCTTAGCCAGAGACTTAGACAGATGCTGCTGTCtggatttctttgttttgattttctgCAGGCAGTGAGTTCCCGGTTGCCTGAGCCCCGGTGCATGACTGTCAGCACTAAACTGCCTTTGCAGATGGTTTGTGGTGAATACAGCCTGCACCTGACGCACTCGGAGGGGAAACGACTCCAAAACATCCTAAATATGACTGTTTGGTTGGATTAAACAGAGCAAAACTGGTTCGGGAGACAATACAAAAGTTCTCAAATTATGTTGTCGTTTTAATAACAGGCTGCTGAAAGGATATATGCACATCTGCAAGGCTTCAAATTAATTCAAGCTTGCTGCCAAGTGCTTATAAATCCTGTCCGCTCTAGCTGGTAGCTAAGTATGTCAATTCTTCTTGCCTGTGTGGCCAGTAGCCAGCACATCTTCAATTAGTCGCTTCTCCTGCAAATCATCCTTTGGTTGTTAAGAAAGTGAAACCAAGCTGGGGAATTTGGAGTGCATTAATTGCTCTGGATGGTAAATGGCAAATCTGCATCGTGGCCTGAATCTTTTAGTGAGTGGGAGTTCATCCTCTGGACAGGATATTAATTACTTAAGTCTCATCTGTTGGGAAACATTAGTTAACCTAAGATGCACACATCGGGCATACAGTTTTATTCTCAAGGTTAAACATCTTGTTTATGGTTATAGAGTCTGACATTTACTTTAATactagccactttattaggttcACTTGTTAAACTGCTGCTTAAAATAAATATCAGCTAATCAAATGGCAGCAAGTCAATGCATTTAGGCAACTAGACATCATCAAAATGATCTGCAGAAGTTAAATCTGTGTATGAGAatgggaagaaaggtgattccAGTACAtgtgatatgttttttttagcaCCAGATGGGAAGGTctgagtattttagaaactgctgatatgctgggattttccctcacaatcatctctagggtttacagaaaattatcaaaaaagagaaactatCTGGTGAGCAGCAGAtcaggtcagaggagaatgggcAGACTGCTTCGACCTATTAGGAAGGCAACAGAAACTCAAATAGCCATAATCCAAAAAGTTGCATTACATCACACTCACTATTCAGCCGAGTATTCTTAGCTGTTGAAATGTTTCCTGCCGGCAAACACTGGaatatgtttgcacatttgttCCCTGTTGTGAACAGCCCTCCTTTACTTTGTAACCACTGCAGCATATAAAGACAAACAATTGCTGTCAGATCAGCTTCAGCCCCTTAACTCAGTCATTCTGTGCCAAACTGTTTTGCTCTGAACTTACCACTTACAATCAGCGGCGCAGTTTGGACTGAATTTGCATAAATGTCACCcacacacaaagaaattacAGGTTTTAGTCCTCCAGTTAATGGCCTGAGAGATGAATAAAAGGTATGAATGAAACATACCTgaaacagcagcatgctgggcaGCTCAGGAAGGAAACGCTTATAGATGTGGTTAATATATCCTGAATAATCTTTTGACTAATCTAAACATGAAGACATTTAAAGCCTCTCAAGTGATCTAATCGTTTTCCTTTAGCAAGTTAGTCAGTCTGAGATGAGCATTGCtgtgtctttatgtctttatagGTGGACAATCTTTCCAGTAGTGCGGTCTTAAGCGAGTCCATACACAGCCCAAGAATCATTTCATTTAACagtaagtaaaaacaaaaacacaatatgttTATCCTTTATTACtctattaggtacacctgtggAAAGGTTTTTGGTGCCAGACGGGTCGGTGAGTTCACTGTATTCAAATGTCCTCCACAGTCACAAGATCTtagtccaatagagcaccttcaggatgtggtggaacaaaaGATTAAAATGTTGGATGTGCAgcaaacaaatctgcagcaactgtgctACGAATTAAAGAAGTTTTAAGGGCAAAAGGACGCCCAATCCAGTACTACAGAGCtgcacctaataaagtgtccagttAGTGTATATTTAAATGGACAACATATGATATTGGGCAAACCTGTATTATATTACAtggcaattatttattttagaaacTTCAGAATAACAGTACTGAAGAGTAGAAAAATACTAACCCCACTAAGATCAGCAAAAggtaaaatgtattaaaaagaaGCACAATCTACAGAAAAAATGACCCAGAAAATAAGGAGATAtttaaaagatgtttttgaCAAAGGATAGATGTTGTATGATGTAAATATCAAGCCAAAAACCCCTGAGTGATAGAGCtgtgatatttaaaattaatagaACTTACAcagttatcatttttttttatatttcctcTAGTTTTACTGAAAAGTGCCAATCAACTCACTCATTCATATACCGGTACTACTTTAGTTGCTATTACTGTGCTATGGTTTTGCtacaaaacaggtttttttttttagtagtgACACTAGCCAAAGAAATGGAAGCCCTCTGCTACTTTGTCCAGAGTTAAGAACTGAGCTGGTGACAAAGGGTAACCctggaaaagtcaaacatcATTGATTGATCAATAATTGTACTAAAGTTTGTTGACACAGGTTGCCAGTGgtggaaatgtgcattttgGCATTTTATGGTATGGTATGCTAGTTTATTGTTTTTCCATGAGGACTGTAGAGGTCTGTGAATTTCAATCGGCAACTGCCTGCATGAGGTTTGGTCcggctcctgaaattcagagaAATGATCTCTAATTGAAAAGCACTGCACATGTTTGAATAACCATTTCATTATTAAAACACCTTCATTGTCCAATTGGGGTTTTACATTTTGTCGAGTGAGAAAGTACAAAGCCTGCCCTTGTAATCAGAGATCACCCAACGTCTGGCTTAAACCCACAACTCTGAGATTAAGAGTCTcatgctctaccacctgagctaacTGGGCTATGTCATAATATAATAAATGCAATTATTCCATCTGAAATATGTTTTTCAGAATGCACTCTACTTACAAAACTCAGTAGTTTGTATGACCCACATGCTTGTATGCATGCCTCACAATTTTCCATCTGAAATATGTTTTATGATTTTTAGGGGGGAGGCTAAAATTATTCATTGGTCATTGATATTAGATTAAACTCCAAATACTGTGTAAAAGATAATGAGGTAGTTAGTTCAAATTTAAAAAGCTAACATAGTTCTTtggaacaaaaatatatttttagcaTGGCATGTTTGATGATggcaatttttattttatgaaataagcaatacagtggggcaaaaaagtatttagtcagccaccgattgtgcaagttcccccacctaaaatgatgacagaggtcagtaatttgcaccagaggtacacttcaactgtgagagacagaatgtgaaaataaatccatgaattcacatggtaggatttgtaaagaatttattcgtaaatcagggtggaaaataagtatttggtcaataacaaaaatacaactcaatactttgtaacataacctttgttggcaataacagaggtcaaacgtttactataggtctttaccaggtttgcacacacagtagctggtattttggcccattcctccatgcagatcttctcgagagcagtgatgttttggggctgtcgccaagcaacacggactttcaactcccgccacagattttctatggggttgaggtctggagactggctaggccactccaggactttcaaatgcttcttacggagccactcctttgttgcccgggcggtgtgttttggatcattgtcatgttggaagacccagcctcgtttcatcttcaaagttctcactgatggaaggaggttttggctcaaaatctcacgatacatggccccattcattctgtccttaacacggatcagtcgtcctgtccccttggcagaaaaacagccccatagcatgatgtttccacccccatgcttcacagtaggtatggtgttcttgggatgcgactcagtattcttcttcctccaaacacgacgagttgagtttataccaaaaagttctactttggtttcatctgaccacatgacattctcccaatcctctgctgtatcatccatgtgctctctggcaaacttcagacgggcctggacatgcactggcttcagcagcggaacacgtctggcactgcgggatttgattccctgccgttgtagtgtgttactgatggtgacctttgttactttggtcccagctctctgcaggtcattcaccaggtccccccgtgtggttctgggatct is a window of Maylandia zebra isolate NMK-2024a linkage group LG22, Mzebra_GT3a, whole genome shotgun sequence DNA encoding:
- the LOC101466709 gene encoding small conductance calcium-activated potassium channel protein 2 isoform X2 — encoded protein: MEHPPSMTSSMVDGDEVDVQRPILPPRMVPQPQACAPLCGIHHTVQTAAEHPVWLDRTQAMATTPLYNGHLYVTPSPRCNKRGDKSKGKEKKGEKRSGGSRPGQKDRNHQCKGKLSGCHRLQEKVTSFTDVPIARCGSPFEGPCRSPREIRDVDGQGQRKSGNVSVEMQDRQSLPEIIITSKDDNPQQHNKETEHRQDPCEAKGLLPGAECPSTSPTCSPKTSPKHKTDDDDDRYRRSHNIGWRLVRRRALFLRRQRLNDCALAVGIFGVVVMVMETELSWSIYSKSSIYSLALKSVISFTTLILIGLIIAYHWCEVQLYVHDIGAEDWRIAMTTDRLALIVLELAVVAIHPYPVGLQAYFLQVKTRMTLSETELEIVLALPMFLRLYLLGRAMMLHSRLFTDTASRSIGALNKVGREVCRGVTLEIHFNTRFVGKTLMTTYPGTVLMIFSVSLWIVAAWGLHVCERHHNYRDLSSNYMEALWMVSVTFLSIGYGDVVPHTYCGRSICLLTGIMGAGCTVLVVAVVARKLELTRAEKHVHNFMMDSHISKRIKIAAANVLRETWLIYKHTKLLKDHTKVRMHQRKLLLAIHQLRQVKMEKRILADQGNTLVDLNKNLMYDVLSEVQGCRGDLDTHIHTLEKSVEELREGFRSLMPLLSSTLSTQNSSIRHLLREREGKTEIASVSREDR
- the LOC101466709 gene encoding small conductance calcium-activated potassium channel protein 2 isoform X1; this translates as MEHPPSMTSSMVDGDEVDVQRPILPPRMVPQPQACAPLCGIHHTVQTAAEHPVWLDRTQAMATTPLYNGHLYVTPSPRCNKRGDKSKGKEKKGEKRSGGSRPGQKDRNHQCKGKLSGCHRLQEKVTSFTDVPIARCGSPFEGPCRSPREIRDVDGQGQRKSGNVSVEMQDRQSLPEIIITSKDDNPQQHNKETEHRQDPCEAKGLLPGAECPSTSPTCSPKTSPKHKTDDDDDRYRRSHNIGWRLVRRRALFLRRQRLNDCALAVGIFGVVVMVMETELSWSIYSKSSIYSLALKSVISFTTLILIGLIIAYHWCEVQLYVHDIGAEDWRIAMTTDRLALIVLELAVVAIHPYPVGLQAYFLQVKTRMTLSETELEIVLALPMFLRLYLLGRAMMLHSRLFTDTASRSIGALNKVGREVCRGVTLEIHFNTRFVGKTLMTTYPGTVLMIFSVSLWIVAAWGLHVCERHHNYRDLSSNYMEALWMVSVTFLSIGYGDVVPHTYCGRSICLLTGIMGAGCTVLVVAVVARKLELTRAEKHVHNFMMDSHISKRIKIAAANVLRETWLIYKHTKLLKDHTKVRMHQRKLLLAIHQLRQVKMEKRILADQGNTLVDLNKMQNLMYDVLSEVQGCRGDLDTHIHTLEKSVEELREGFRSLMPLLSSTLSTQNSSIRHLLREREGKTEIASVSREDR
- the LOC101466709 gene encoding small conductance calcium-activated potassium channel protein 2 isoform X3, with amino-acid sequence MEHPPSMTSSMVDGDEVDVQRPILPPRMVPQPQACAPLCGIHHTVQTAAEHPVWLDRTQAMATTPLYNGHLYVTPSPRCNKRGDKSKGKEKKGEKRSGGSRPGQKDRNHQCKGKLSGCHRLQEKVTSFTDVPIARCGSPFEGPCRSPREIRDVDGQGQRKSGNVSVEMQDRQSLPEIIITSKDDNPQQHNKETEHRQDPCEAKGLLPGAECPSTSPTCSPKTSPKHKTDDDDDRYRRSHNIGWRLVRRRALFLRRQRLNDCALAVGIFGVVVMVMETELSWSIYSKSSIYSLALKSVISFTTLILIGLIIAYHWCEVQLYVHDIGAEDWRIAMTTDRLALIVLELAVVAIHPYPVGLQAYFLQVKTRMTLSETELEIVLALPMFLRLYLLGRAMMLHSRLFTDTASRSIGALNKIHFNTRFVGKTLMTTYPGTVLMIFSVSLWIVAAWGLHVCERHHNYRDLSSNYMEALWMVSVTFLSIGYGDVVPHTYCGRSICLLTGIMGAGCTVLVVAVVARKLELTRAEKHVHNFMMDSHISKRIKIAAANVLRETWLIYKHTKLLKDHTKVRMHQRKLLLAIHQLRQVKMEKRILADQGNTLVDLNKMQNLMYDVLSEVQGCRGDLDTHIHTLEKSVEELREGFRSLMPLLSSTLSTQNSSIRHLLREREGKTEIASVSREDR